A portion of the Ricinus communis isolate WT05 ecotype wild-type chromosome 10, ASM1957865v1, whole genome shotgun sequence genome contains these proteins:
- the LOC8280478 gene encoding bark storage protein A yields the protein MAPGRKIWAVELAVVMLGVLAMAQQSMQYLLPRYAHRNRDEASAFGIIVTSKVSERALNKSSLFLPTSYVDLFGRRFVSGTIYGSNVVYVRSAGSPSLHVAVTLQIMAMNFNLRGIIHYGSAGATNETLELGTVHVPALLAFLGSWEWLSKDSKTKGQLDIGDFNYPVNGENLLGSVKYDNIEVYVEDTLEEHFWLPVYREWLYYAAKIKEVESRENCIIPSPSNCLPPPYEVVVGLNASSSDTYVNNPAYREFLYKTFRVSTVDTSAIAVALGAYLNDLPFIVFHGVSNKAGAGNSTRASTLASTNALKAAARFIWLLTVPRAAHWVLVNL from the exons atgGCGCCAGGACGAAAGATTTGGGCTGTGGAATTGGCGGTGGTGATGCTTGGAGTGTTGGCTATGGCACAGCAGTCCATGCAATACCTTCTTCCTCGGTATGCCCATAGGAACAGAGACGAAGCTTCAGCTTTCGGTATCATTGTCACTTCCAAGGTCTCCGAAAGGGCACTTAATAAGTCTAGTTTATTCCTTCCAACTTCATATGTTGACTTGTTTG GAAGAAGATTTGTAAGTGGGACTATTTATGGATCTAATGTTGTGTATGTGAGAAGTGCTGGCTCTCCTTCG CTACATGTTGCTGTAACACTGCAAATTATGGCCATGAACTTCAACCTTCGAGGAATCATTCATTATGGAAGTGCTGGAGCCACCAACGAAACACTGGAACTTGGCACTGTTCATGTTCCTGCCCTTCTTGCCTTCTTAGGATCTTGGGAATGGCTG AGCAAAGACTCGAAAACCAAAGGCCAGCTTGATATTGGAGATTTCAATTATCCAGTGAATGGTGAAAATTTGTTGGGAAGtgtaaaatatgataatatagaAGTGTATGTTGAGGACACGTTAGAGGAGCATTTCTGGCTGCCAGTTTATCGTGAATGGCTTTATTATGCTGCTAAGATTAAG GAGGTTGAGTCAAGGGAAAACTGCATCATTCCGTCGCCATCGAATTGCCTACCTCCACCATATGAAGTGGTAGTTGGACTGAATGCTTCTAGTTCTGATACTTACGTTAATAACCCCGCATACAGAGAGTTCCTCTACAAGACTTTCAGGGTTTCAACTGTTGATACATCTGCTATTGCTGTTGCACTG GGAGCTTATTTAAATGATCTGCCTTTCATTGTATTCCATGGAGTTTCAAACAAGGCAGGTGCTGGAAATTCAACAAGAGCAAGCACTTTGGCCAGCACCAATGCTCTGAAAGCTGCAGCCCGTTTCATTTGGCTGCTAACTGTGCCACGTGCAGCTCATTGGGTACTAGTGAATTTGTAA